The DNA region acttgataaatatatatttattgtttatatttccataaagtttttttttttttttttttttttttatagttgaaaaaaaatattaattttaaaactaaaatttattatgtatatattgCATTTGTTAGAATtagaaaacaaaaaaaaaaaaatataaaataaatatacatacatatgttcatatatatatatatatatatatataacgTGTGTATGTTCATTCcttgtaatattttttggCATGAGCGGCATATGCTTCTGGTGAGACAGCCTCAACCACTATGGGCATAAATCCATGCAAAGTGCCACACATTTCAGAACATTGACCATAATATACTCCTTCTCTTAATATAAAAGTTGTAATTTTATGTAAGCGTCCAGGTATAGCATCAGCTTTTATTCCTAAACTAGGAATAGACCATGAGTGTATAACATCAGTAGCTGTTACTAGAAATGATATATGTGTTCTTGTAGGTAATGTTAATCTTTTATCTACTTCTAATTGTCTTAACATACCAGGTTGTAAATCTTCATCTGTTACCATATTTGATTgaaaaacataatattttggTATTTTTTCTGGATCTTCTAAATATTTCTCAGGTATTGGATAATCTTCTGCTCTTACATTTTCTGCTTGTACAATTTCTTGGTCATTTACATTTCTTAacaaaaatttattttctgttaaagcaatatttttattaaatccTAACCAACTTTTAATCTTATCcattttttccttttttaaaaatatatatgtaataaaaatgtgtgagtattatataaaaaaatatttatattgtacatcatatgttataaaatatattaacacgaaatggatataaataaaatatatattattttgtcaaaaaaaaaaaaaaaaaaaaaaaaaaaaaaaaaaaaaaaaaaaaaaaaaaaaaaaaataaaataataaaaaataaaataaaaaaaataaaaaaaaaataaattattttttaatatatatatatattttattataaatataataaaaataattaaatattatttttatatatattttattttttatatttNNNNNNNNNNNNNNNNNNNNNNNNNaaaatttttttttttaaaaaaaaaaaaaaaaaaaaaaaaaaaaaaaaaaaaaaaaaaaaaaaaaaaaaaaaaaaaaaaaaaaaaaaaaatatacatatatatatatatatatatatatatatttttatttggttaatattaaattgaattattataataaatataatgaaaagGTATTTTTGCTTTATTCCTATTTATTTCAAGTactaaaaatatatatgtaatatatatatattttagacattatataattatggtcctaaaagaatatttctttattttctttttttttttacggcttaaatttttttctgtaatttaaaaatgttttttcTGTAACACTTGGTAAAGGTAATTCTACATAAAAAGGTTCTCTTCCTTTTTTTGGTCCTTTCAACATAGGGTTATTaaattgtttatatttttctattaatTCGGggttaataataatttcatcatcttcttcttcattCTCTTCATCATACCActaaaagataaaatataagtatatatatatatatatatatatatatatatatatatatgtacatatatgtacatatatatatattattttattttttcttacaGATTCTTGGGGAACATGACCAGTGTCAGCAAAGTCAGGAAGAAGGTGATCATTTTCATCAAGCAGATGTAACCTTTTTGCTATATTAAAGTACTTTCTAAAATTCCTTCgattttttttcatttcttcatatatgaatttaattttattatatccTACCGGTTTGGCTGGTCTTAGTTCTCCTGGCCTATCTATAAATTCGATATAAGCCAAAGGTGCTGAATCTCTTAAACGTAATTTCCATTGATTAATAATCCtagtaaaaaaaaaaggtcTATGTCTATATAATGGCACATAAAATTCGTATAATCTTCTTCTTCCTTGTGCTGTTCTTAACATACTTTCTacttttaaattattttctacattatcttttttagctaaataaattaattcCTCAGCATAACCTTGTAACTCTTTTGCTTTTGTTAATGTTGTTTCTATCCTTccatattttaataattcattcAACTGGTTTTTAATACTATCCCATTTATGATGTGGTTGTTTATGAGCTCTTCTAAATAGCCTCCTCCTCACACCCAAATTTACGAATTTAAGGGTCGAAGTATATCCCATATCTTATTCACTTGCTAAAACATTTAcacatacatacatacatatatatatatacttatatgtattcatgtatttatatttttatattgttaaCCCTTTATAAACACACCtcttcttttcttttttttttttatctataNNNNNNNNNNNNNNNNNNNNNNNNNNNNNNNNNNNNNNNNNNNNNNNNNNNNNNNNNNNNNNNNNNNNNNNNNNNNNNNNNNNNNNNNNNNNNNNNNNNNNNNNNNNNNNNNNNNNNNNNNNNNNNNNNNNNNNNNNNNNNNNNNNNNNNNNNNNNNNNNNNNNNNNNNNNNNNNNNNNNNNNNNNNNNNNNNNNNNNNNNNNNNNNNNNNNNNNNNNNNNNNNNNNNNNNNNNNNNNNNNNNNNNNNNNNNNNNNNNNNNNNNNNNNNNNNNNNNNNNNNNNNNNNNNNNNNNNNNNNNtttttttttttttttttttttttttttttttttttttttttttttttttttttttttttttttttttttttttttttaaaattttttttttttttttttttaattttttttttttttttaatatttaatttttttttttttttttttttttttttttttttttttttaatttttttttttttttttttttttttttttttttttttttttttttttttactttatatattacttattatagtatataaaatatttttcatttttgtgtgaattaaaaaaaaaaaaaaaaaaaaaaattaatacaaaaaaattaattcattatacatatatttatttatataccCAAAAAAAGATAAAGTATTTTGTACCCTTACACATATATACGCTTTTGCAAGATTTTACCtttataatcataatataaaaaaaatatatatatatatatgaacatatatatatatatatatatatatatatatatatatatattatcaattttttatttcaactatataaaaatatatcgTTCCCTTAAACATACatgacatatatatatatatagtgttgagaatttttttttttttttttttttcacatttcatatatttaaaattcatatgatatttaaaagtatatggcaaaaatatatagaatgCTATAAAATGAACTATTCTTATgattaaaataaaaacaggaataaaagaataaataatattaaaaaaaaaattaaggtgtaaataaattattaaataaataaatatatatatatatttgaacCTCTTctgaaaaatataagaaagtaaaaaaaaaaacgtgataaaaataagaacagtttttatatgacataataataaaaatatatatatatatatatatatatatattgagGAATCATTCCTTTCAATGTTTTAAAATGATGTTAcactttttatttttctctttCTCTCTCttactatatatatgtatattacttatgaaaataataatattgacATATGGATAATTTTTCCATATTATACCTAAGAcaataaaatttaattattgttataaaattaataatgataatatatatatattttattatatatgtaaattctttatttgtttgttattttttttatataaattatacGTTCACACATATGTTATTTCCTGTTTTActcattttttcttattgaaaaaaaaaaaaaaaaaaaaaaaaaacaaggtcgaaatatataagtttataaattatatgaacatTATACACattttgttataaaaaaaaaaatattataatgcactaaaaaatattttatatcatgTCCAAATgttatgatataaatatcatttataataattatttcaatttcatattatcattctatctttattttaaatgtttTACGTTAAAGAATTTTAGTAATTTCATTCTATACACTTTcaaatatgtaatatatgtatatttatttatttatccTTAATTTCtatatgaatttaaaaggatatacttttttatcataagaaatatatgCTTAAATAAGTCAGCAGcatttttcatttatattttatatttttaatatatagacggaaaagaataattagaaagataaaaaaaaaaaaaaaaaaagtaaaaaatcaataaaataaaatattgaaCGAAAATTtttgcttttttttttcaccgcatttttttttatagccttaattatataattaaataatatatatatatatatatattaaaaaaaaataccataattatatatatacaatttaATGTAGAAGGGAATAGTCATATACAAACgtgtatataaataaataaataaatatatatatatatatatgagtGTATacattcatatatatatacacatatgtaatatctattatttatatattaccaTTTGAGtgaatttatattttcttggatattatatgaaataataaaaacaactgtaatattaaaatgatcataaaaaaaaaaaaaattgaacAGACAAATAAACTAGACAATAATAAGGATACACAAgaaagaataaaaaatttaaaatatacagGCACATTACATAcataaatacatacatacatatatatatatatatatatatatatatattatttattagAAATGAAAGAATAAGAAAgaattaaatttaaatatattgaaaaaagaaatatatactttctggatcatataataatatccTTACACTTTTGTGTATAAACTGTTGTGTAATATATAGATAGTTcaatatacatatatatatatatatatattttttttttttttttcaaaattataatttagCTAGCTCATTTATgtgttatttttttttttttttttttttttttttaacttAAAATTTAGCTAGTTGCTGCAcatattacatatataaataaatatatatacatataaatatatatatattatatatatatatttttttttttttttttttttttttttttttttttcattttttttttttttttttttctttttttttttttttttttttttttttttttttttttttttttttttttttttttttttttttttttttttttttttttttttttttttttttatagttATAGATAATATTNNNNNNNNNNNNNNNNNNNNNNNNNNNNNNNNNNNNNNNNNNNNNNNNNNNNNNNNNNNNNNNNNNNNNNNNNNNNNNNNNNNNNNNNNNNNNNNNNNNNNNNNNNNNNNNNNNNNNNNNNNNNNNNNNNNNNNNNNNNNNNNNNNNNNNNNNNNNNNNNNNNNNNNNNNNNNNNNNNNNNNNNNNNNNNNNNNNNNNNNNNNNNNNNNNNNNNNNNNNNNNNNNNNNNNNNNNNNNNNNNNNNNNNNNNNNNNNNNNNNNNNNNNNNNNNNNNNNNNNNNNNNNNNNNNNNNNNNNNNNCTATTTTTTGtacatatttaatatttaaataaatttatatatatataaatttatatatattttatatatattttttttttttttttttttttttttttttgctgttatcattttatattttatattatatattatagactataatatatcatattataatatattatatatttatttatttattttatttattatttttttttttttatctttccttttaaaatatggataaagataaagataaaaaCAAGAACACACCTCTGTTATACCAAGACACAATGAACGATTTAGGTGATGGTTTACAAAATATGGACACACTTCGTTTAAATAGAAATGGAAATAGTGGGAACGGGAACAAGAATAAGACGAATGGGAGCAAAGGAGTTAAAGGTGAATCTGAGAAGAAGAAAGAAACAAATGGTCATGATGATTATGTGAAAGAATCCTTAAATAGAATGTTAGAATCTCATATAGATCAATATTTTAAGGGTTTGgattattataagaataatcCTAAATGTAAAATAGATCCAAAGATTCATTTACATGGTTCTGAAGAAATAGAGAATTACATagtaaaagaaaaaatatttgttacaacatattttcaatatattgATGTGTATGAAAATGCTATAAATGTAGATGAAGATTTggaaaaagaagaaatagTATATGTAGAAGTACCAAAATATgtaacaaaatataaaccCAAAATTGttacaaatataattgAAAAGACTATAGAAATACCAAGTGGAGA from Plasmodium gaboni strain SY75 chromosome 14, whole genome shotgun sequence includes:
- a CDS encoding putative cytochrome c oxidase subunit 2, yielding MDKIKSWLGFNKNIALTENKFLLRNVNDQEIVQAENVRAEDYPIPEKYLEDPEKIPKYYVFQSNMVTDEDLQPGMLRQLEVDKRLTLPTRTHISFLVTATDVIHSWSIPSLGIKADAIPGRLHKITTFILREGVYYGQCSEMCGTLHGFMPIVVEAVSPEAYAAHAKKYYKE
- a CDS encoding putative mitochondrial ribosomal protein L17-2 precursor, translating into MGYTSTLKFVNLGVRRRLFRRAHKQPHHKWDSIKNQLNELLKYGRIETTLTKAKELQGYAEELIYLAKKDNVENNLKVESMLRTAQGRRRLYEFYVPLYRHRPFFFTRIINQWKLRLRDSAPLAYIEFIDRPGELRPAKPVGYNKIKFIYEEMKKNRRNFRKYFNIAKRLHLLDENDHLLPDFADTGHVPQESWYDEENEEEDDEIIINPELIEKYKQFNNPMLKGPKKGREPFYVELPLPSVTEKTFLNYRKKFKP
- a CDS encoding hypothetical protein (conserved Plasmodium protein, unknown function), with product MDKDKDKNKNTPLLYQDTMNDLGDGLQNMDTLRLNRNGNSGNGNKNKTNGSKGVKGESEKKKETNGHDDYVKESLNRMLESHIDQYFKGLDYYKNNPKCKIDPKIHLHGSEEIENYIVKEKIFVTTYFQYIDVYENAINVDEDLEKEEIVYVEVPKYVTKYKPKIVTNIIEKTIEIPSGEEIKQPKYNTVNVPYVIPNLVENEILVVLKKIIQPEIEITNEELEIEVEKYIPRLVPVNVYVPRYFGISAKAKGEPEESVRYVDLTQDQIDELMKELNPHLNELKVFNETQLKRMDEYMRESQMQARAHNFEPPQPQLITYDESGHCQSYDYSEFHRFKETCIKELTH